The genomic DNA ATTATTGaacctaaattaaataaatagaagaccaataaaaaataaaaataaatcacataggAAGTATAACCaaaatttatgtcttttaaaaacctaaaatatatggATATGTTGTATTCACTTATTCAAAAATCACATATGTGTGTAATAGAGGCTCTTTTTTTACAGCAGTATAAGCTGTACTTCTACTGGCTAGTGGTCCCCAGGTGTCTTTTCCTTTATTAGTTGCTTCTAAGAATATCCAGAACACCAAGTACACTTTGCTTTGGGTAGGTCTTCTGTACAATTTTGTAAGTATTTCACAAAGGGACCTATATATAAGAAATAAGGAGTATTGCTATAGCAGAAAAGGAGAGTAAGGCCAGTACAGGAAGCTACTATTAAAGGATAAAGGATAACTCTACCCAGTGTCcacattcattcagaaaatatttattcagttgtaattttatttaatttttaaagattttatttatttatttggcagagagagagagaaagcacaggcaggggttggggcagaggtagaagcaggctccccactgagcaaggagcccagtgtggggctttgagccaaaggcagaggcgtaaccagctgagccacccaggtgccactgtaattttaaattcttcagcCCAGACCCTTCTGCTGAGTTCCAAACTCTCCTATCTGATCACCTAACATCTCTGCTTGGCTTTCTCACAGGCAGTTCACACGTGTCTAAAATTGAACCCTTGATTTCCAGACCTGCTCAGGCCATCTCTTCCCACAGTCTTTTTAGAAACTGATTCCACTGTCCACCTGGTTCTTCATGGTGGAAGCTGGGGAGTCATTCTTGACAGCTCCCTCTCTAAAGGGTAGCTTGTCATTGCTCTTTAATTAATCAGTCCTATAAATTCCACCTCTGAAACTTAGTTTACAGGTGTCCATCTTCGACTAACAGCCATTACTTTGGTCCACATCACCATCTTACCTCCCCTGGACAGACGTAGTATCCTTGTAATTGCACCCTTACCCCCAATCCTGCTCTCCACAGATCATTCTCCATATAGCAATTAtggtagtattttaaaatatatacaattaatcATCTCATGCACTGTTTAAAACCTACAATGGCTTACTACCTtggtataaatggaataaaatccaaactctttatgGTAATGAGCAAGACTATAAGATCCCGCCCCTGGTTGTTTCTCATCCATCTTAGGCCACTCTCCCATTGCTTCCTATGCCTTAGCCACACTGACCGTCTTTCTAATCTTCAAGTGTGCCCTGACTTTTTCTACTTTAGTACCTTCACACTTGGCTGTTCTCCCAGCAGGTAATGCTCTCCTCACTAGTCTTTGCATGACTGGCCTCTTCTTATCCTTCAGGTCacagtttttaaatgttaccTCCTAAGGAAGGCCTTTGCTGATATCCATTTCTGAGTGTATTTCCTTCAGGTATCCTTTATCGTAatttcttgactgtttcttttatGACATTTTCACTTTTTGCCTACTTATTTGTTCACTTGTTTATCATCCACCTCCTTTATTGCACTACTCCATGATCAATATCATGTCTATTTCTTTTGCCATTTCCTCCAGTAGCCAGCAGATTGTCTGACAATAATAGTTATTCATTCAGTATCTGTAGCATGAATGAGTAAACTCTGTCCCTTAAGCATGTTGAACAGGGAAGATATGTACACACCTAACCCcagtttaatatataaattaaaactatacaTAAGAGGTACCAGGAAAGTGCTACAGAGGTTAAGTATTTAGTTCAGTTCTTGCCACAAAGTTAgcgttcaataaatgttgaatgaatgaaaagttcCCCAGCATCTGAACGTGgacatgttttcttttgtgttgtgttgtgtgtgtgtgtgtgtgtgtgtctaaacaAGTATTTAATGCATATATCCCAAACATCAGGAGAATAAACTATTGTTTAGAATGATGTTGGTTCtatgaaagaaaatcaagaatatCACCTATGTGTGCTCATAGAATAAAAGCATTCCTATTCTACTTTAACAGTTCATTTCAATTCATTATTATATCAGATATCAagaaagttcttttctttaagtaatctctgccctcaatgtggggctcagactcacaaccccgggatcaagagttgcatgctctatggactgagccagttGGACACCCCAAGTAAGTTCTTGGATGGAAGATCTGCATTGGAGAGACAGCTgggatatgttttcttttaataaaaatacagtgaGATTGTTTTGTTCTGACTTACCTCTGCCATTAAGATTCTTACACCTTAACTTAAGGcaattttttctttacaaattctgagatttaaaaattttaaaaagaataaacataaggtaaaattaaatggaaatacaATGCGCATATTTCTAAAGGGTTAAGTTTCCAAAATAAGTGTGTATGGTGAATATTATATCTAAATAATATTAAGCTTCAAAATCACATAAATTTTTCAAGTACAGTGTTCCTAGTTGTATTGGTACCACCTTACAGAGAAATTCTCATGGATGCCAAAACTTGAGAGCCACTAAACTTACctaaatcaaggaaaaaaagaaatgtctttatcTAGACCTTCAAACTTTTCTGCCTTTAAGATAAATGATGAATGAGGGTTTGTTGGAGAATTACAGTGTCTGCTTGCCTGAAGAGTTTACTCCATACACTTTTAATGTTGACTCAATAATCTTgatgcatattaaaatatttctttaatgagaTTGGCACATACTAGATTATGAGTGCttgataaatttgaatttaaatcttCCTTAATTAGACCAACGTACAAGAGTTTCTGAAATAATTATATGGAGATAAATGTGATTTCCACCTTCCTGTATTTCCAAGTTGGCACTTCCTGTTTAACACCATTGaatcctttaataattttttgcaaaatatattgGTCCTGGGGGAATTAAGATTTGGGaataattaatgataattttCTGTGTCCGTCTGCATCCTACAATTGCCAAGTTCTCAGAATTATAATCAGCGTTTTCATCCAGAGATGTAATATTCATCCTTGTACCCAGGAAATCACAGCCTGACTTTATCGAGATGATTGCTACTTTCTTAACACATCATTATTGGCCCTTGGAAAGAATGActttttgtaatttgaaaatCCTCTTTATTTCTCAACTCTTGGTAGCTTAAATCCACATATCCTAGGAGGCAGAGCTGTCCAATATATCCTATGTATATATTGATTTATAAACCAATAAATGTTTCATATACAGTTGAGTTTTTAAATGAGCTTATAATAATTGGATCAAAGGAATACTAGTCTAGCTTAAGAGTACTGTAGACAACTAATCATGGGAGGCtgtgataaaattttaattgtaaaggATATTGAAAATCCTAGGGTGACAACTCTGTTATAATAGGTGTAACATTGAattggaaagagagaaagtgagatttTTACCCATGTCAGCTTGAAATCAACTCCATATTTCTAGTAAATTATTGCACTATTCTATGCCTCAATTTTATATCTTTGTTAAAGTTACCACTCCATTGTCTTTGGTTCACTGGATTTATTAGAGAATTCTCCAATAGATTTAGATAAAGAAAAGTCACAGGTTAAAGTGTTGATTGATTGGGgagttttatgtatattttttttcctattcagtgCTGAAAGTTAGATGCATCAAGTTAAatgattttaagatattttgagacCATTAGTTCAGAGATCCTGTATAAATAGAACCAGTACTAGATTTTCTTTCACTCTACCTTATTCTGTCAGGTAGAATATGTTTTTTTGCTtgtaatataaaaaaagagaatgcagAAGATTGGATTTCCCAATTTTTTTGACtcatccctcccttctcctcaggTTATTTGGATAATTTCATGAGACTTCTATCTCTATGCTACCCCTTCTTTTTTCTGGCTAATAATCACTGAGAACTTATATACTGAAATTTTTACATGCtttatctcaataaatgtttgtagtaAGTACTATGTGTTTCTTATTTTACTAAGCTGAGTTTTAGGGAAATTAAACAACTTTTCTAAGGACACATAATCAGTAAACAGTAGAGCTAGATCTTGAATCATAGAATCTGGTTTTACTTTAAGCAGGAGACTAGAAGAGGGCGTTACCTAGGTGCATGATTTTAGCATACAATGTGATTGAAAACCTTGAAGGAGCTGGGGGTCTATAATTGCTCGTGGAATTTAATCCTAGATCTTACTACCTAAAAGATGCTTTGTAAAAAATTCTGAGGTTACCACAAAATTGAAGAATCTAAATGTCTTTCCTGAACAACTTTAATAAAaggagcttttttttaaaaaaagagcttatttatttatttgagagagagagagacagagatagcgaaagagagcacaaggggggaggagagggagaagcagactccccgctgaacagggagcccaacttggtgctagattccaggaccctgggatcatgacctgagccaaagacagatgcttaactgactgagacacccaggtgccccaaaaggacCTTTGATGAAGAAAGTTTTTTAGATAACCTTAATTATCTCATCAAAATTCCTTAAAGGATCTTTTAATATTCACAGAAAACACACTACATCTTAACTTAGCTAATTTAGAGGCTTTATATTTTACCCACCTTATAATGTATTGTGTACATAACAGCTGAAGGAATTATGTTAACAAAATCTATCTCAAGGAAGACATGAGTGGGATTTGTATCAGAAAAGTCCAAATCATTTGTAAAACCCCATTTGTAAATTTAGGCAGAATATCGTAGGTGGTACGATGATACTGAAAGGAGAGGTTGGGgtatgaaatacaaatttatatcaCAATTTTATCAAGtctagtcattaaaaaaattcagaagatcCAATCgaagtttctaaaagaaaaagaaatttgtagtTATGGAAAGAATTGAATAGGATCCCATttgaaatacttggaaattaataGCTCTTGAGACCAAAtaatacagttcttttttttttttaaaacagttttatttatttatttgacagagacagacagacagacagacagcacaagcagggggaacagcaggcagaaggagaagcaggctccccgctgagcagggaccctgatgcgggactcgatcccaggaccctgggatcatgacctgagctgaagtcagacgcttaaccgactgagctacccaggtgccccaaataataCAATTCTTAATCAGGAGTGCATGTGTAGTGGTCAGATATTATAGTAGAATCTCGAGAAACAGAGGCATGGAAAAAAGTTCCCTGGAGATTCTGATCCAGTATCTTTATCAATACCAACCTCACTGTgctcttgtgaggattaaatgagataatatgtatagAAATAATAACTGTTAAGTGCTAAGGCATCAGGATGAAAGAGGGACCCCAAAAGCCAACAATCACCTCATACTTTGAATATATGAACAGATACTTTTGAGATGTATCTGAGAGgtatagtttgtttgttttttccaagcAGCAAGCAAATTATGGCCTTCATTTAGACTGAACTCAGGTCATATCTTGGAAAACAGTTCAAATTCAAGGAACCTCaacaatatgtatattttttttgagaaagaaaaaaaagtatccaaATCAATGAATGCTTTGGCTAAAAGCCACTTGGGAACAAAGATGTTCTTTAGTGCCAGATTCCCATCTTATTTCATTCTATGGCTAAAATCCCAAGAATTACAAGGAGAAACAAGGCCAGACCAGGATTTCTATTAAAATAAGAGGCCTCAAGTGATGAATGGAAACTGGGAACAAGTTTTAATGGCAATACTAGAAGCCAGAAGTTAGCTTAAATACAAACTTAGGAATTTCTGGCATGTATTGAATCTCAGATAGAATACTGGTACTAATTTCAGTGAATTAGAAACATGGTTAACCTAGACAGTTGTTCTCATTCCAGAGAGCTCAACTTATTGCTGGATTGGCCTGGACACTTGATGCTTCCTTGTCTTGAATCATTGATAAAATGTTGAATGGAGTAAGACCAGTCAGTGGATCGCTATATCCACCCACTTAGATTTAACCTTCTGAAGCATTCCATTAATAAACACTCTTTGGCAGCGTTATTCAAACAGTTAAGAAATCACCTAATTATACTCTTGcagcctttctttcttcattttgtccGCAAGGTTATATTGGGAGATTTTGTTTAACCGTCTCCATGAACTTCAGAGAGGTTATGCCTGTAGCATTTCCCTTATGAAAGATTCTAGCAACTGAAAATCTAAAATGccaatgtgaaatattttttttaagtctatgcAGTTGGTTTGATGTTTCAAGGTTTGTTAAGCCAAAGTAGTCCCTAGCATGAATGCCTTCATTTCTAAGTGCTCATAAACAATCACTTTTTTAATATTAGAGTTTTAAAGGAATTTATATCAAGCTCaatggcactttaaaaaaaaaaaaaaaaaggaaatttggttCCCTGGTCACATCTGTAAGTTCTTCCATTACCCCGGAAGATCATTTATCTTGTTAAAGACACTTGACTAACTTCTGGCACTGATCTTGAggttcaaattccttttttttttttttttaaagattttatttatttatttgagacagagagagcacatgagagaggggagggtcagaggtagaagcaggctccctgccaagcagggagcccgatgcgggactcgatccagggactccaggatcatgacctgagccgaaggcagtcgcccaaccaactgagccacccaggcgcccttgaggtTCAAATTCTGTTTAAACATTTCcttcaatgaaaaataaagaatttgggtGATACACTCTCTGAATATCTCTCAACCTTTAACATTCTATGATTTTTGTTAGGCTATCTCCATTGAGAATACTGATAGATAAGCATGGCCACAAAATAattgaatagttttattttatctgttaatGTTACACTGTCTGCCCTAATCCTTTAACCTATTCTCCCCTTTTATTGTTACTCACCCAAAGATATTTTGAGTCCCTTTGTTTATTCTAAGCAATTTTTAGATGCCTCAGTCAAGAATCAACAGTATATTAGATTCTCAGAAATAAAGATGTAGAGATCTCTCCCTGAAAGCTGATGccttctggagggaagggaaagtaaaaaaaatttagctGTCATGTtatatgaaaaatcttttttatctcCCCATCCACTGGATGCTATACCTGTAGAGAATGCTGTAACCATATAGGAAAGTATTTTACTTCTGGAGATGTATCAAGATTAGAAGTCCTGTTCCTTTATAACAAAGTgaaaatttttaataactttggACTGCACTAAACATTGGgatattcatgtgtctgtttttaaattatatatcacGCACTCAGTTTGTGGAACTCAACATAAATATACATCTTACAAATGAAAATTAGATCCTTCCTGATTTGGCAGATATTCTCGTCATGGTCAGCCCAAAGCCTGATCGAACTAATGGAGTATGTCGCCTTGCCCTACGGCCAGAAGACTCCAGATAGTTTGGttctgatcatttctttttttttttttttaagattttatttatttatttgacagagacacagcgagagagggaacacaagcagggggagtgggagagggagaagcaggcttccctctgagcagggagcacgatgcggggctcgatcccaggaccctgggaccatgaactgagccgaaggcagacgcttaacgactgagccacccaggcgcccctggttctgatcatttcaaagtaaaattatttgtaatgatGCAATAATAAAGGACAAATTTATGTGAATTAGGAGAGTTCACTGAGTGCCAGTATTTTTCTTATAGGCTTAATTTGGTTGTGGTTGTGATTGGTTTTGCTCTTGTGCCCAATGACCTCATGATAGATGCATTTTACAAGTACAATTAAGGGATACAATTGAGGAatactatttcaaaattattgtCTACCATGGGGATAAGCAAAACTGTGTCTACCATGGCACAAAACCTTGCCTATCATGGCACTTCTCTTAACCTGTCACTTTTCTTGTTAGTTATAAGCAGCAAATACTTGTACTTTATAATTACAATATAAAGTAGAAAGAATGATCACATAATACTTTTGGGCAGAGCCTTTTTTAAAGTCCAACAACTTTATTAGTGGGATCCAGTGCCAAGCACTGTATTATGTGCTGGAGATTACAGCATGTTTGGGAACTCTGCTGTGCTCTGTTGCTAAAGTATTTTCATATATCCTAAAAAGGTGaatctctgggggcacctgggtggctcaattggttaagcatctgacttcggctccggtcatgatctcaggtcctgggattgaggcgcTGCATCAAGCCCTttatcaagccccgcatggggctctgcattCAGGGGGAAGTCTCCTTgttccccctccttctgcctctcatccccacttgtgcacacgctctccctctcaaattaataaatacaatctttttttaaaaaaaggtgaatcTCTTGTGAGGAAGCAGATCCCTTGAAGGAATCCTCATGACAGAAGTCCCTTTTCCTTAGTGATCTAGAAAGGgactggtttttgttttcaaaatataggaTAAGCTCTAGAAGCAATTGGGAAGGCTTAACTTTGGTGCACACTCCGCTTCCTATCATCATCGACTTCCTCCATGCTATATAGAGACTATCAACTAAGGTATTATTTGGTGATAAATGGttgcattttaataataataatagttaaaacATACTTGTCAATCACTATGCAAATTGCTTTAAATACATCATCTCGTATAATCATAACTACCCTATGAGTTTTACTTAATACTGTCTGTCTTCCCTGATtaaaatgagtaaactgaggcttaggtTTCAGTGCATGTCCAAGGCCACACGGTTAGTCACTGGCGAGTGTATGACTGACTCCAAAGTCTGTGTTCCTAAACACTGTGCTATTCTGCTTTTTAATAGGGGTTCTTGAAGGTCCAAGGGAAGGAGTACATAACGAGGGAAGAAGTGGTCAAGGCATTAACATTCATATTGTCGACAGGGCACTTGCCAGCAATCTAAGCAACCTCATTCCACCAACTAGCAAGGTTGGCAAGAGGCTAAGTACAATAGTGTGAGGAACAAAATCATTGTAGTGCCAAATATAGGACAATCTCTTTAGTAGGATGTCTTCGAAAAGATGGCTGATTTGCGTCCGCTTCCTGTTTGCCTTCTCAGTCACTGAGGGAGTAAATACTAGTTGAAACTTAAGATCCTGACGCATCAAAATGGACGACCTGGCAGGTGTCCTTGCTGAAAGATGACAGAATTGCTAAAAGACAAGCCTTGGTTTTTCTCTAGAGATGTGACACTTGGGGGCTTCCATTAAAAACTTCACCAAGCCTCTGTCACTTTAATCTCTTTCTTAAGTGCCTATGATCTTTTCAGGGGCACAGATCCATGCATGGTCAATACCCAGTGGCCAGGTTTCTGAGCTGTGGGCAGAGGTGGCAATGACTGTCAGGGCCTGGGAGGAGATGAGAGAAGAAAAGGTCACTCTTCCTGACAACTTATAACTTATTCCACTTATAAgccatttattttcagaaataagtaATGGGTGAAGACACAGGCCAGGCCTACGATTCATGCACTTGAGAGTTTAAGGCTTTCTGAGATCAAATTACCATAGCAAACAGAGACAGAGTTATTGTAGGGACATTTGGGGAGGAagcagacagagggggagaagccAGAGACCTAAGAAAGGAGACAGGAATAGAATGTGATGGAAATTGCTTCCCACTCTGCACCCTTGAAGGAACAAAGAGGACAAATAAGAAGCAGCAGTGATAGGAGGAATCTGGGAGCATCTCTGGAATAAAACTGGTTAGGTTGTGGAGTGTTGTCAGCAAGTGAACTTagtgggtgggaaggaagggatgTGCTAGTTGAGGCCTTTGAAATCTGGGTGTCAGGATCATTGCTTTGGCCCCTTCACCTGTCCCCTCAAGGAGGGAAGAATGCCAAATGTCAGCTCTCATTCTGGCTTTATTCCAGCCCAGAGCTAGAAAATGACCCACAGAGGGAGATCTTAGCAGTGAGAGGATGCTGGGAGATGAGAAAGGGAAAGGACTTTTCGGTGAGTGCTTTTTGCATGTGGGGCAATGGATTTTAAATTCCtgtggaagagaggagaaggccTGGGAAGAGTGGGTGTCTGGAGCAGAGCAGCAGCCGTGACACAGCACAGAGACACTTCCTCGGatccttttgctttcttgttcACTGAAGAGAAAActggttgtctttttgttttctctgtagcAATACAAGGTTGAGTCTTAGAAGAAAGGAGGGCCAGAGGTGTAAAGGAGCCTCATATTTATGGAAGGGGAGCCGTAGCCATTGAAACTTGCTGGCTGTTGTAAGAGAAATCCCAGCCTCCCACAGTTTGCTTAATAAcagcagatttaaaaaataaataaataaataacagcagaTTTTTCACTGCAAAGCATTCAGTGGAGTCCAAATTCCAGCCTGGCTTGGGAGATCAAGAGTAACCCTCTTGATGTAATGGTTTTGCAGGCTCTTGATGACATTGTCatctgttaaagaaaaattttaaaaacactcttgaaagaacaaagaaaatgtcttggatgataaatttaaaagatttggagtaaaagaaggaaaagcttgaggaaagaatttctttaaaattttaccagATTTCCCCACTCTGATATAAAGGGGTCAGATAAGACCTTAGCCTGCAGTTTCATGGAgccatttttgaaagaaaaatttaaaacttgaaatattGGTTATTTGCCAAGGTACACACTGAAAGCAAGCCCCTGGCTACCAGCAGAACTGAGTACTGGGATCCCAGGATGTTAGTTTTAGGCTTGCTCCGCAGAAGAGCACCGCACTTGccatccccctccctttgccccaggAGTTGAACACTTTCTGCACTATTTAGGAGTATTGTAGGGAAAAGGTTGGGGTCAGGTGAACAATTCCCGTCATCAGCAACCCCAGAGCGCCTTCCTTGCGTTTGTTTCTTTTGAATGTGTAGCCGCCGCCCAGGTGCCCATACTTAGCTAAGGCCCCGAGTTTATTTTCCTGAATTGCGCTTGGAAATCTTTTCCTGGGAAGGTGATAGCCCAAGTCCTAGAGACATAACTGCTTGTCCTAGAATAATCTCCTTACGAAACCCGTTCAACGGCCGAGGGACGGTGGAGACTGGCTGAAcagggagatgggggcagggagaaagggagtgGCCGCGTTCCCGCGGTCCGCGGGGATCCCGCGGGTCCAGGGTGAAGGAGCCGGAGCTGGAGTGGCTGGAGCGACCGATCACTCCAGGTCGCCGGCTGCCACCTCGGTGCGGAACCGGAGCCGGACTTGCTGAgcactcctccccctccccttctgcttccttttccctccccctggagcggcggcggcggcgacgggCAGGCAGCGGAGCCAGGCGGAGCGACTGTGCGGCGAGCGGAGGAGCTGGGATATGGGGAGTCAGCGGGGGCGGTGGGGCCAGGAGCCCTCCGGGGGGCCGACGAGCGGAGCGGCCCCCGGCGTTTGCTAGCGCGTGAGCCGTGGGGGAGCGGGCGCACGGTGGCACTAGCGGAGGCGGAGGCGGGGCCCGGGCGTGGAGCACGGCTGGGAAAACTGCTGCCTCCGGCCCTGCCCGGCTCCTGCCTCCGCCGCGGCCGGTGGCTATGGAGCTGGCGGGCCCCAGACCTGGGGCGACAGAGCATCCGCGACTCCGGCCGCCCATGTCCTGGCTGCTGCCGCcgctgcccctcctgctgctgctgctgggcccAGCGGCCTCCCAGCTGCGATACTCGGTGCCGGAGGAGCAGGCACCCGGCGCGCCCGTGGGCAACGTGGCTAGCGCGCTGGGGCTGGAGCTGCGGCGCCTGGGGCCCGGCTGTCTGCGCATCAACCATCTGGGTGCGCCCAGTCCGCGCTACCTGGAGCTGGACCTGACGAGTGGCGCGCTCTTCGTCAACGAGCGCATTGACCGGGAGGCGCTGTGCGAGCAGCGGCCTCGCTGCCTGCTCAGCTTGGAAGTGCTGGCGCACAGCCCCGTGGCGGTGAGCGCCGTGGAGGTGGAGGTCCTGGACATCAACGACAACTCGCCGCGCTTCCCGCGGCCCGACTACCAGCTGCAGGTAAGCGAATCGGTGGCCCCTGGAGCGCGCTTTCACATAGAGAGCGCGCAGGACCCCGACGTGGGCGCCAACTCGGTGCAGACCTACGAGCTCAGCCCCAGCGAGCACTTCGAGCTGGACCTTAAACCCCTGCAGGAGAACAGTAAGGTGCTGGAGCTGGTGCTGCGAAAGGGCCTAGACCGCGAGCAGGCAGCGCTGCACCACCTGGTTCTCACAGCTGTGGACGGGGGCAGTCCAGCCCGCTCGGGCACGGCACAGATCTCTGTGCGTGTCCTGGACACTAACGACAATTCTCCCACCTTCGACCAGTCCACTTACCGCGTCCAGCTCCGGGAGGACGCCCCCCCAGGCACGCTGGTGGTGAAGCTGAATGCCTCGGACCCGGATGAGGGCTCCAACGGCGAGCTCAGGTACTCCTTGAGCAGCTACACGTCGGACCGGGAGAGGCAGCTCTTCAGCATCGATGCCAGCACTGGGGAAGTGCGGGTAAGTGGAGCACTGGATTATGAGGAGGCCTCTTCCTACCAGATCTATGTGCAGGCGACCGACCAGGGGCCCGTGCCCATGGTGGGTCACTGCAAGGTGTTGGTGGACATCGTGGATGTGAATGATAATGCACCAGAGGTGGTGCTCACGGACCTGTACAGCCCAGTGCCTGAGGATGCTGCCTCCAACACCGTTGTGGCCCTCCTCAGTGTCAACGACCAGGACTCGGGCCTCAACAGGAAGGTGAGCCTGGGCCTGCAGGCCTCACTGCCTTTCCGACTGAATGGCTTTGGAAGCTCCTACACGCTGGTGGTGAGCGGTCCTCTGGACAGGGAGCGGGTGGCTGCCTACAACATCACGGTGACAGCCGCGGATGGGGGAGTACCACAGCTCACATCCCAGCGGACGCTGCAGGTTGAGATCTCTGACATCAATGACAACCCACCCAGCTTCCGACAGGACTCCTACTCCATCTACATCGAGGAGAACAATTTGCCAGGGGTGTTGCTCTGCACTGTGCAAGCCACAGACCCGGACGAAAAGGAGAATGCGGAGGTGACCTACTCCCTCCTGGAGAGGGAGGTTCAAGGGCTACCGGTCACCTCCTATGTCTCCGTTAACAGTGCCAGTGGCAGCCTTTATGCTGTCAACTCCTTTGACTATGAGAAGTTTCGGGAGTTCTTTGTGACTGTGGAGGCCCAGGACAAGGGGAGTCCACCACTGAGCAGCACTGTGACCGCCAATGTGTACGTGGTGGACATGAATGACCACGCCCCTCACATCCTGTACCCTACCTCAACTAATGCGTCAGCAGCCATGGAGATGGTGCCTCGAACTGCCCCTGCTGGTTATCTGGTCACCAAAGTCATAGCCATGGACTCAGACTCTGGCCAGAATGCTTGGCTCTTTTACCATCTGGCCCAGACTTCTGAGCTGGACCTCTTTAAAGTAGAGCTACACACAGGAGAAATTAGGACTACCAGGAAGATGGGAGATGAGAGTGGGACGACTTTCAACCTGACGGTGGTGGTCCGCGACAATGGCGAGCCATCACTGTCGTCCTCCGTGGCCATTACAGTGGCTGTGGTGGAGAGAGTCTCCAGAATCCTCCCTGATACGCAG from Neomonachus schauinslandi chromosome 7, ASM220157v2, whole genome shotgun sequence includes the following:
- the LOC110591032 gene encoding protocadherin alpha-C2 — translated: MELAGPRPGATEHPRLRPPMSWLLPPLPLLLLLLGPAASQLRYSVPEEQAPGAPVGNVASALGLELRRLGPGCLRINHLGAPSPRYLELDLTSGALFVNERIDREALCEQRPRCLLSLEVLAHSPVAVSAVEVEVLDINDNSPRFPRPDYQLQVSESVAPGARFHIESAQDPDVGANSVQTYELSPSEHFELDLKPLQENSKVLELVLRKGLDREQAALHHLVLTAVDGGSPARSGTAQISVRVLDTNDNSPTFDQSTYRVQLREDAPPGTLVVKLNASDPDEGSNGELRYSLSSYTSDRERQLFSIDASTGEVRVSGALDYEEASSYQIYVQATDQGPVPMVGHCKVLVDIVDVNDNAPEVVLTDLYSPVPEDAASNTVVALLSVNDQDSGLNRKVSLGLQASLPFRLNGFGSSYTLVVSGPLDRERVAAYNITVTAADGGVPQLTSQRTLQVEISDINDNPPSFRQDSYSIYIEENNLPGVLLCTVQATDPDEKENAEVTYSLLEREVQGLPVTSYVSVNSASGSLYAVNSFDYEKFREFFVTVEAQDKGSPPLSSTVTANVYVVDMNDHAPHILYPTSTNASAAMEMVPRTAPAGYLVTKVIAMDSDSGQNAWLFYHLAQTSELDLFKVELHTGEIRTTRKMGDESGTTFNLTVVVRDNGEPSLSSSVAITVAVVERVSRILPDTQRHVKSPRTYSEITLYLIIALSTVSFIFLLTIIVLSIIKCYRYTAYGTACCGGFCGVRERCPAELNKQANNNIEARIPHGLKVQPHFIEVRGNGSLTKTYCYKACLTAGSGSDTFMFYNTGAQTGLGPGGAQAAASESRHLTGQSGQSAGNLIILKNDAVSQNEPRQPNPDWRYSASLRAGMHSSVHLEEAGILRAGPGGPDQQWPTVSSATPEPEAGEVSPPVGAGVNSNSWTFKYGPGNPKQSGPGELPDKFIIPGSPAIISIRQEPTNSQIDKSDFITFGKKEETKKKKKKKKGNKTQEKKEKGNSTTDNSDQ